In a single window of the Cervus elaphus chromosome 1, mCerEla1.1, whole genome shotgun sequence genome:
- the TMPRSS4 gene encoding transmembrane protease serine 4 isoform X1, with product MEDSEDRRARVDPEVNQPLNSLDVTPLRKSRTPLETFKKMRIPIIAAVLSLATIVVVAILIKVILDNYFFLCGQPLLFIPREQVCDGHQDCASGEDEQYCVKKLPNGPPVAVRLSRDRSTLQVLDPATKNWASACFDNFTEALAKTACRQMGYDSKPTFKAVDVGPAQDLDIVKITENLQELQVQHSSGPCLSGSMVSLQCLACGQSVKAPRVVGGKEASVDSWPWQVSIQYNKQHICGGSILDPHWILTAAHCFWKHLDVPNWKVRAGSDRLGSFPSLPVAKIFILEPNATHPREHDIALVKLQLPLTYSGTIRPICLPFSDEELTPGTPLWVIGWGFTEENGGKMSDILQQGSVQVINSTRCNAEDAYQGEVTETMMCAGLPEGGVDTCQGDSGGPLMYHSDRWQVVGIVSWGHGCGGPTTPGVYTKVTAYLNWIYNVRKSDP from the exons GACCCTGAGGTCAATCAACCCCTGAACAGCCTCG ACGTCACCCCCCTGCGCAAATCCCGCACCCCGCTGGAGACCTTCAAAAAAATGAGGATCCCGATCATCGCAGCAGTGCTGAGCCTGGCAACCATCGTCGTGGTGGCCATCCTCA TCAAGGTGATTCTGGACAATTACTTCTTCCTCTGTGGGCAGCCCCTCCTCTTCATCCCGAGGGAGCAGGTGTGTGACGGCCACCAGGACTGTGCCTCTGGGGAGGATGAGCAGTACTGCGTCAAGAAACTCCCCAACGGACCTCCAGTGGCAG TCCGCCTCTCCAGGGACCGATCCACCCTGCAGGTGCTGGACCCCGCCACGAAGAACTGGGCCTCCGCTTGTTTTGACAACTTCACAGAAGCTTTGGCCAAGACCGCCTGTCGGCAGATGGGCTATGACAG CAAACCCACCTTCAAGGCTGTGGACGTTGGCCCAGCCCAAGATCTGGACATTGTCAAAATCACAGAGAACCTGCAGGAGCTTCAGGTGCAACACTCAAGTGG CCCCTGTCTCTCAGGCTCCATGGTTTCCCTGCAGTGCCTTG CCTGCGGACAGAGCGTGAAGGCCCCTCGGGtggtgggtgggaaggaggccTCTGTGGATTCTTGGCCTTGGCAGGTCAGCATCCAGTACAACAAACAACACATCTGTGGAGGGAGCATCCTAGACCCACACTGGATCCTCACAGCTGCCCACTGCTTCTG GAAGCATCTCGATGTGCCCAACTGGAAGGTGAGAGCTGGCTCAGACAGACTGGGCAGCTTCCCATCCCTGCCTGTGGCCAAGATCTTCATCCTTGAGCCTAACGCCACGCACCCCAGAGAGCACGACATTGCCCTCGTGAAGCTGCAGCTCCCGCTCACATACTCTG GCACGATCAGGCCCATCTGCCTCCCCTTCTCTGACGAGGAGCTCACTCCAGGCACCCCACTCTGGGTCATCGGATGGGGCTTTACAGAAGAGAACGGAG GGAAGATGTCTGACATACTGCAGCAGGGATCTGTCCAGGTCATCAACAGCACGCggtgcaatgcagaggatgcgtACCAGGGGGAGGTCACCGAGACGATGATGTGTGCAGGCCTCCCGGAGGGCGGCGTGGACACCTGCCAG GGTGACAGTGGGGGCCCTCTGATGTATCACTCTGACCGGTGGCAAGTGGTGGGCATCGTGAGCTGGGGCCATGGCTGTGGGGGGCCTACTACCCCAGGAGTATATACCAAGGTCACAGCCTATCTCAACTGGATCTACAATGTCCGGAAG TCTGATCCATGa
- the TMPRSS4 gene encoding transmembrane protease serine 4 isoform X2 codes for MEDSEDRRARVDPEVNQPLNSLDVTPLRKSRTPLETFKKMRIPIIAAVLSLATIVVVAILIKVILDNYFFLCGQPLLFIPREQVCDGHQDCASGEDEQYCVKKLPNGPPVAVRLSRDRSTLQVLDPATKNWASACFDNFTEALAKTACRQMGYDSKPTFKAVDVGPAQDLDIVKITENLQELQVQHSSGPCLSGSMVSLQCLACGQSVKAPRVVGGKEASVDSWPWQVSIQYNKQHICGGSILDPHWILTAAHCFWKHLDVPNWKVRAGSDRLGSFPSLPVAKIFILEPNATHPREHDIALVKLQLPLTYSGTIRPICLPFSDEELTPGTPLWVIGWGFTEENGGKMSDILQQGSVQVINSTRCNAEDAYQGEVTETMMCAGLPEGGVDTCQGDSGGPLMYHSDRWQVVGIVSWGHGCGGPTTPGVYTKVTAYLNWIYNVRKHF; via the exons GACCCTGAGGTCAATCAACCCCTGAACAGCCTCG ACGTCACCCCCCTGCGCAAATCCCGCACCCCGCTGGAGACCTTCAAAAAAATGAGGATCCCGATCATCGCAGCAGTGCTGAGCCTGGCAACCATCGTCGTGGTGGCCATCCTCA TCAAGGTGATTCTGGACAATTACTTCTTCCTCTGTGGGCAGCCCCTCCTCTTCATCCCGAGGGAGCAGGTGTGTGACGGCCACCAGGACTGTGCCTCTGGGGAGGATGAGCAGTACTGCGTCAAGAAACTCCCCAACGGACCTCCAGTGGCAG TCCGCCTCTCCAGGGACCGATCCACCCTGCAGGTGCTGGACCCCGCCACGAAGAACTGGGCCTCCGCTTGTTTTGACAACTTCACAGAAGCTTTGGCCAAGACCGCCTGTCGGCAGATGGGCTATGACAG CAAACCCACCTTCAAGGCTGTGGACGTTGGCCCAGCCCAAGATCTGGACATTGTCAAAATCACAGAGAACCTGCAGGAGCTTCAGGTGCAACACTCAAGTGG CCCCTGTCTCTCAGGCTCCATGGTTTCCCTGCAGTGCCTTG CCTGCGGACAGAGCGTGAAGGCCCCTCGGGtggtgggtgggaaggaggccTCTGTGGATTCTTGGCCTTGGCAGGTCAGCATCCAGTACAACAAACAACACATCTGTGGAGGGAGCATCCTAGACCCACACTGGATCCTCACAGCTGCCCACTGCTTCTG GAAGCATCTCGATGTGCCCAACTGGAAGGTGAGAGCTGGCTCAGACAGACTGGGCAGCTTCCCATCCCTGCCTGTGGCCAAGATCTTCATCCTTGAGCCTAACGCCACGCACCCCAGAGAGCACGACATTGCCCTCGTGAAGCTGCAGCTCCCGCTCACATACTCTG GCACGATCAGGCCCATCTGCCTCCCCTTCTCTGACGAGGAGCTCACTCCAGGCACCCCACTCTGGGTCATCGGATGGGGCTTTACAGAAGAGAACGGAG GGAAGATGTCTGACATACTGCAGCAGGGATCTGTCCAGGTCATCAACAGCACGCggtgcaatgcagaggatgcgtACCAGGGGGAGGTCACCGAGACGATGATGTGTGCAGGCCTCCCGGAGGGCGGCGTGGACACCTGCCAG GGTGACAGTGGGGGCCCTCTGATGTATCACTCTGACCGGTGGCAAGTGGTGGGCATCGTGAGCTGGGGCCATGGCTGTGGGGGGCCTACTACCCCAGGAGTATATACCAAGGTCACAGCCTATCTCAACTGGATCTACAATGTCCGGAAG CATTTCTAG
- the TMPRSS4 gene encoding transmembrane protease serine 4 isoform X3: MRIPIIAAVLSLATIVVVAILIKVILDNYFFLCGQPLLFIPREQVCDGHQDCASGEDEQYCVKKLPNGPPVAVRLSRDRSTLQVLDPATKNWASACFDNFTEALAKTACRQMGYDSKPTFKAVDVGPAQDLDIVKITENLQELQVQHSSGPCLSGSMVSLQCLACGQSVKAPRVVGGKEASVDSWPWQVSIQYNKQHICGGSILDPHWILTAAHCFWKHLDVPNWKVRAGSDRLGSFPSLPVAKIFILEPNATHPREHDIALVKLQLPLTYSGTIRPICLPFSDEELTPGTPLWVIGWGFTEENGGKMSDILQQGSVQVINSTRCNAEDAYQGEVTETMMCAGLPEGGVDTCQGDSGGPLMYHSDRWQVVGIVSWGHGCGGPTTPGVYTKVTAYLNWIYNVRKSDP, from the exons ATGAGGATCCCGATCATCGCAGCAGTGCTGAGCCTGGCAACCATCGTCGTGGTGGCCATCCTCA TCAAGGTGATTCTGGACAATTACTTCTTCCTCTGTGGGCAGCCCCTCCTCTTCATCCCGAGGGAGCAGGTGTGTGACGGCCACCAGGACTGTGCCTCTGGGGAGGATGAGCAGTACTGCGTCAAGAAACTCCCCAACGGACCTCCAGTGGCAG TCCGCCTCTCCAGGGACCGATCCACCCTGCAGGTGCTGGACCCCGCCACGAAGAACTGGGCCTCCGCTTGTTTTGACAACTTCACAGAAGCTTTGGCCAAGACCGCCTGTCGGCAGATGGGCTATGACAG CAAACCCACCTTCAAGGCTGTGGACGTTGGCCCAGCCCAAGATCTGGACATTGTCAAAATCACAGAGAACCTGCAGGAGCTTCAGGTGCAACACTCAAGTGG CCCCTGTCTCTCAGGCTCCATGGTTTCCCTGCAGTGCCTTG CCTGCGGACAGAGCGTGAAGGCCCCTCGGGtggtgggtgggaaggaggccTCTGTGGATTCTTGGCCTTGGCAGGTCAGCATCCAGTACAACAAACAACACATCTGTGGAGGGAGCATCCTAGACCCACACTGGATCCTCACAGCTGCCCACTGCTTCTG GAAGCATCTCGATGTGCCCAACTGGAAGGTGAGAGCTGGCTCAGACAGACTGGGCAGCTTCCCATCCCTGCCTGTGGCCAAGATCTTCATCCTTGAGCCTAACGCCACGCACCCCAGAGAGCACGACATTGCCCTCGTGAAGCTGCAGCTCCCGCTCACATACTCTG GCACGATCAGGCCCATCTGCCTCCCCTTCTCTGACGAGGAGCTCACTCCAGGCACCCCACTCTGGGTCATCGGATGGGGCTTTACAGAAGAGAACGGAG GGAAGATGTCTGACATACTGCAGCAGGGATCTGTCCAGGTCATCAACAGCACGCggtgcaatgcagaggatgcgtACCAGGGGGAGGTCACCGAGACGATGATGTGTGCAGGCCTCCCGGAGGGCGGCGTGGACACCTGCCAG GGTGACAGTGGGGGCCCTCTGATGTATCACTCTGACCGGTGGCAAGTGGTGGGCATCGTGAGCTGGGGCCATGGCTGTGGGGGGCCTACTACCCCAGGAGTATATACCAAGGTCACAGCCTATCTCAACTGGATCTACAATGTCCGGAAG TCTGATCCATGa
- the TMPRSS4 gene encoding transmembrane protease serine 4 isoform X4 has protein sequence MGYDSKPTFKAVDVGPAQDLDIVKITENLQELQVQHSSGPCLSGSMVSLQCLACGQSVKAPRVVGGKEASVDSWPWQVSIQYNKQHICGGSILDPHWILTAAHCFWKHLDVPNWKVRAGSDRLGSFPSLPVAKIFILEPNATHPREHDIALVKLQLPLTYSGTIRPICLPFSDEELTPGTPLWVIGWGFTEENGGKMSDILQQGSVQVINSTRCNAEDAYQGEVTETMMCAGLPEGGVDTCQGDSGGPLMYHSDRWQVVGIVSWGHGCGGPTTPGVYTKVTAYLNWIYNVRKSDP, from the exons ATGGGCTATGACAG CAAACCCACCTTCAAGGCTGTGGACGTTGGCCCAGCCCAAGATCTGGACATTGTCAAAATCACAGAGAACCTGCAGGAGCTTCAGGTGCAACACTCAAGTGG CCCCTGTCTCTCAGGCTCCATGGTTTCCCTGCAGTGCCTTG CCTGCGGACAGAGCGTGAAGGCCCCTCGGGtggtgggtgggaaggaggccTCTGTGGATTCTTGGCCTTGGCAGGTCAGCATCCAGTACAACAAACAACACATCTGTGGAGGGAGCATCCTAGACCCACACTGGATCCTCACAGCTGCCCACTGCTTCTG GAAGCATCTCGATGTGCCCAACTGGAAGGTGAGAGCTGGCTCAGACAGACTGGGCAGCTTCCCATCCCTGCCTGTGGCCAAGATCTTCATCCTTGAGCCTAACGCCACGCACCCCAGAGAGCACGACATTGCCCTCGTGAAGCTGCAGCTCCCGCTCACATACTCTG GCACGATCAGGCCCATCTGCCTCCCCTTCTCTGACGAGGAGCTCACTCCAGGCACCCCACTCTGGGTCATCGGATGGGGCTTTACAGAAGAGAACGGAG GGAAGATGTCTGACATACTGCAGCAGGGATCTGTCCAGGTCATCAACAGCACGCggtgcaatgcagaggatgcgtACCAGGGGGAGGTCACCGAGACGATGATGTGTGCAGGCCTCCCGGAGGGCGGCGTGGACACCTGCCAG GGTGACAGTGGGGGCCCTCTGATGTATCACTCTGACCGGTGGCAAGTGGTGGGCATCGTGAGCTGGGGCCATGGCTGTGGGGGGCCTACTACCCCAGGAGTATATACCAAGGTCACAGCCTATCTCAACTGGATCTACAATGTCCGGAAG TCTGATCCATGa